From the genome of Desulfovibrio porci, one region includes:
- a CDS encoding HAD-IA family hydrolase, with protein sequence MSTHIFFDLDGTLTDSKPGIIRSVEHALNFFHMHVPSEQLIPFIGPPLRDSFAPFFDNDAARVDLAIQKYREYYNVKGIFENSLYDGIADLLRELQGQGRRLCVATSKPEPFARRVLEHFRINGFFSLVAGAELHGARNNKTDVLRYACAQWGIEDMRSCLMVGDRKYDVQGAHAVGMACAGVLYGYGSREELAEARADYLCATVPDLRRLLLGEL encoded by the coding sequence ATGTCGACGCATATTTTCTTTGATCTGGACGGCACGTTGACGGATTCCAAGCCCGGCATCATCCGTTCCGTGGAACATGCGCTGAATTTTTTTCATATGCATGTGCCGTCTGAACAACTGATCCCCTTTATCGGACCGCCGCTGCGGGATTCCTTCGCGCCTTTTTTCGACAACGATGCGGCGCGCGTGGATCTGGCTATCCAGAAATACCGGGAATATTACAATGTTAAAGGTATTTTTGAAAACAGCCTCTATGACGGCATAGCGGACTTATTGCGTGAGCTTCAGGGGCAAGGACGTCGGCTCTGTGTGGCCACATCCAAGCCCGAGCCGTTTGCCCGCCGGGTTCTGGAGCATTTTCGGATCAACGGCTTTTTTTCTCTTGTGGCCGGGGCTGAGCTGCACGGCGCCCGCAACAACAAGACGGATGTCTTGCGCTATGCCTGCGCGCAGTGGGGCATTGAGGATATGCGGTCCTGTCTGATGGTGGGAGACCGTAAATATGATGTGCAGGGCGCGCATGCGGTGGGCATGGCCTGCGCCGGCGTCTTGTACGGATATGGCTCGCGTGAGGAATTGGCGGAAGCCCGCGCGGACTATCTTTGCGCGACTGTGCCGGATTTGCGGCGTTTGTTGCTCGGGGAGCTTTAG
- a CDS encoding HD-GYP domain-containing protein: MPPIKIAVADLQPGMYVVDTGISWLKAPMLYAEQGLIASEEKIAEIIGQGYTEAYYDPEQSHVCPKQEMSLDGAGDAPRKDEARAPLAEELVQARTVYADSFRHVKKFMRSIQSGPVDIAASEPYVEGIISSLSRNADALISLSKLKTYDEYTYVHSVNVTIFAVAFARYLGFDDSKLHLVGMAGLFHDIGKELIPPEILNAPRRLTDAEFEIMRSHALLGYEELKKVEGIASEILAGVVQHHEKHNGTGYPRRLVGRQISIYAHILSVADCYDALSARRVYKDPLPPSKALGIMYGMRGEAWKPDFVENFIKMLGIYPVGTLVELSTGHRGVVSRSNHNFPAQPCVIVAQSPEGQPLAPRTMDLAAQRNVSITRTLKDDEAAGFDVLALLGDQNAEAALV; this comes from the coding sequence ATGCCTCCTATTAAAATAGCTGTCGCAGATCTTCAGCCCGGCATGTACGTCGTTGATACGGGCATATCCTGGCTCAAAGCGCCCATGTTGTACGCCGAACAAGGGTTGATAGCGTCTGAAGAAAAAATAGCCGAGATTATCGGGCAGGGATATACTGAGGCGTATTACGACCCGGAGCAGTCGCACGTATGTCCCAAGCAGGAAATGTCCCTCGACGGCGCGGGGGATGCGCCCCGGAAAGATGAAGCGCGCGCGCCTCTGGCTGAAGAGCTGGTACAGGCGCGGACTGTGTATGCCGACTCGTTCAGACATGTAAAAAAGTTCATGCGCTCCATTCAGAGCGGCCCTGTGGATATTGCTGCTTCAGAGCCTTATGTGGAAGGCATCATCAGCAGCCTCAGCCGCAATGCGGATGCCCTGATTTCCCTGTCAAAGCTGAAGACGTATGATGAATATACCTATGTTCACTCCGTCAATGTGACCATATTTGCAGTAGCCTTTGCCCGTTATCTCGGGTTTGACGATTCAAAGCTGCATCTGGTGGGTATGGCCGGTCTGTTTCATGACATCGGCAAGGAACTGATCCCTCCCGAGATTTTGAACGCACCACGTCGGTTGACGGATGCGGAATTCGAGATCATGCGCTCTCATGCCCTGCTCGGCTATGAGGAACTAAAAAAAGTAGAGGGCATTGCCTCTGAAATCCTCGCCGGCGTCGTCCAGCACCACGAGAAACACAACGGCACCGGTTATCCCCGGCGGCTTGTGGGCAGACAAATCAGCATATACGCGCACATTCTTTCCGTAGCCGACTGTTACGACGCGCTTTCGGCCAGAAGAGTCTATAAGGATCCTCTGCCGCCCAGCAAAGCTCTGGGGATTATGTACGGCATGCGGGGAGAGGCCTGGAAACCGGATTTTGTGGAAAACTTCATCAAAATGCTGGGCATTTATCCGGTGGGCACACTTGTGGAGCTTTCCACGGGGCATCGGGGCGTGGTTTCCCGGTCCAATCACAATTTTCCGGCGCAGCCTTGTGTCATTGTCGCCCAAAGTCCAGAGGGGCAACCTCTCGCTCCGCGCACAATGGATCTGGCGGCGCAGCGCAATGTCAGCATTACGCGTACGCTCAAGGATGATGAAGCGGCAGGTTTCGACGTGCTAGCATTGCTCGGCGATCAAAACGCCGAAGCAGCTCTTGTCTGA
- a CDS encoding aspartate kinase, with amino-acid sequence MKILVQKFGGTSVATLESMKQVREKVLDGLKRGNKVIAVLSARAGETNKLLALADEWSPTPDKAECDVLVSTGEQVSISLFTMLLKDIGIRARSLLGGQIPVTTDDDFGRARILSIDSKVLRAHLDQHDVLVVAGFQGCTEDGRITTLGRGGSDTSAVALAAALDSAECEIYTDVDGVYTTDPNICSTARKMDRVAYEEMLEMASMGAKVLHIRSVEFAKKYKVPVRVRSTFSDDPGTLVTQEDSSMEAVLVSGIAYDKDQARVTLRDLPDVPGMAASVFGPLSEKGVLVDMIVQNTSQDGHTDMTFTISRKDLPQTLELMTEVARKTGASEVLHDVSVAKVSAIGVGMRNHSGVAARAFAALTQEGINILMISTSEIKITILIQEKYVELAVRILHDTFGLDWDIG; translated from the coding sequence ATGAAAATTCTCGTACAGAAATTCGGCGGCACTTCAGTGGCGACGCTGGAGAGTATGAAACAAGTGCGTGAAAAGGTGCTGGACGGCCTCAAACGCGGCAACAAGGTCATTGCCGTGCTGTCGGCCCGTGCCGGGGAAACCAACAAACTGCTGGCCCTGGCCGATGAATGGTCGCCCACGCCTGACAAGGCGGAATGCGACGTGCTGGTTTCCACCGGCGAGCAGGTTTCCATCAGCCTTTTCACCATGCTGCTCAAAGATATCGGCATTCGTGCCCGTTCGCTGCTGGGCGGACAGATTCCCGTCACCACGGACGACGATTTCGGCCGCGCGCGTATTTTGTCCATTGACAGCAAGGTGCTGCGCGCCCATCTCGACCAGCACGACGTGCTGGTGGTAGCCGGTTTTCAGGGCTGCACCGAAGACGGGCGCATCACTACGCTCGGACGCGGAGGGTCGGACACCTCGGCTGTGGCCCTTGCCGCCGCCTTGGATTCAGCAGAGTGCGAGATATATACGGATGTTGACGGCGTCTACACCACAGATCCCAACATCTGCTCCACAGCCCGCAAAATGGACCGCGTGGCCTATGAAGAAATGCTGGAAATGGCCAGCATGGGGGCCAAAGTCCTGCATATCCGCTCCGTGGAATTCGCCAAAAAATATAAAGTCCCTGTGCGTGTGCGCTCCACGTTCAGCGATGACCCCGGCACTCTTGTCACTCAGGAGGACTCCAGCATGGAAGCTGTTCTCGTTTCCGGCATTGCTTACGACAAAGACCAGGCCCGCGTGACTCTGCGCGATCTGCCCGACGTGCCCGGGATGGCCGCGTCCGTCTTCGGCCCCCTTTCCGAAAAGGGCGTTCTGGTGGACATGATCGTCCAAAACACCAGCCAGGACGGCCACACCGACATGACCTTCACCATCTCCCGCAAGGATCTGCCGCAGACGCTGGAGCTCATGACCGAAGTGGCCCGGAAAACCGGCGCCTCGGAAGTACTGCACGACGTGAGCGTGGCCAAGGTTTCGGCCATCGGCGTGGGCATGCGCAATCATTCCGGCGTGGCCGCGCGGGCCTTCGCGGCTCTTACCCAGGAAGGCATCAATATTTTGATGATCAGCACCTCGGAAATCAAGATCACCATCCTGATTCAGGAAAAGTACGTTGAACTTGCCGTGCGTATTCTGCACGACACCTTCGGCCTGGACTGGGACATCGGCTAG
- the tsaE gene encoding tRNA (adenosine(37)-N6)-threonylcarbamoyltransferase complex ATPase subunit type 1 TsaE: MAGIVLRNLEETRRMGRWLAAHLPGSGVRALLLRGPLGSGKTTLTSVLVQALPGGDEAEVASPSFTLCNHYPTTPPILHCDLYRSPGGLPDEILDGLENPAILTVVEWAEYLPPADLPEEILDISLQACEESRLITLQARGPGATALLQSLCAQWPESDG, from the coding sequence GTGGCCGGAATAGTGTTGCGCAATCTTGAGGAAACGCGCCGTATGGGCCGCTGGCTGGCCGCCCATCTGCCGGGCTCCGGCGTGCGCGCGCTGCTGCTGCGCGGCCCTCTGGGCAGCGGCAAGACCACCCTGACCAGCGTACTGGTCCAGGCTTTACCCGGCGGCGACGAGGCGGAAGTGGCGAGCCCTTCTTTTACCCTGTGCAACCATTATCCCACCACGCCGCCGATACTGCACTGCGATTTGTACCGCAGCCCGGGCGGCCTGCCTGACGAAATCCTGGACGGTCTGGAAAATCCCGCCATTCTGACCGTGGTGGAATGGGCTGAATACCTTCCCCCGGCTGATCTGCCGGAAGAAATTCTGGACATCTCGCTACAAGCGTGCGAAGAAAGTCGCTTGATAACACTGCAAGCACGCGGGCCCGGCGCTACGGCCCTGCTGCAAAGCCTGTGTGCGCAGTGGCCGGAAAGCGACGGATGA
- a CDS encoding NAD(P)H-hydrate dehydratase has translation MRSLAEFLELLPPLPLPAEMRAWDAAAVKLGLPEVLLMENAARAAFDVLRAYRPHLAGQTVWLFMGSGNNGGDAACLARHLLDAGARPLVLHTKALGAYKGVTAKHLRIARSVGVPFAPLARHDWQEPPDILVDGLLGTGFNGELRPTLRTIVERINQLVPSRFVLALDIPSGLNGTSGRPSPVAVRATATVSFAAAKPGLILPWARPWTGRLHVRAIGIPAVTRDACPCGAYLLDGRCLRALPGLPENSYKNSFGHALVLGGAPGLSGAAHLAARAALRAGAGLVTAAAPAAALADIKSGWPEIMTLALTGPGAHQWPDSVSEALQELCARCTALVAGPGMGRGEDAARFLEALLNLSQRPPTVFDADALMLLARRPALLEQLTERDILTPHPGEAAALLACSTSEIQAARPAALARLCSRCAGVVVLKGAGTLVGQSGAPLLVSPYDVPQLAMGGSGDVLAGCLGGLLARGDGADLPSLGVAGVGVALHALAGRLCAATWPERGNRASELADALPKVRTGLTYATTDQIRQEVLPWPE, from the coding sequence ATGCGCAGCCTTGCCGAATTCTTAGAACTCCTCCCTCCCCTGCCACTGCCCGCTGAAATGCGGGCCTGGGACGCGGCGGCCGTGAAATTGGGCCTGCCGGAAGTCCTGCTGATGGAAAACGCGGCCAGAGCGGCCTTTGACGTACTGCGCGCCTACCGCCCGCATCTGGCCGGACAGACGGTATGGCTGTTCATGGGCAGCGGCAACAACGGCGGCGATGCCGCCTGTCTGGCCCGCCATCTGCTGGATGCAGGCGCGCGGCCGCTGGTGCTGCACACAAAAGCGCTGGGCGCGTACAAGGGCGTCACGGCCAAGCATCTTCGCATAGCCCGGTCCGTCGGCGTGCCCTTTGCCCCGCTGGCCCGGCACGACTGGCAAGAACCGCCGGACATTCTGGTGGACGGACTGCTGGGCACCGGCTTCAACGGCGAACTGCGTCCCACCCTGCGGACAATCGTTGAGCGCATCAACCAGCTGGTGCCTTCCCGCTTTGTCCTGGCCCTGGATATCCCCTCCGGACTCAACGGCACAAGCGGCCGGCCGTCGCCCGTGGCGGTACGGGCCACGGCCACTGTCAGTTTTGCGGCGGCAAAACCCGGCCTGATTCTGCCCTGGGCCCGTCCCTGGACCGGCCGCCTGCATGTCCGCGCCATCGGCATCCCGGCTGTAACGCGTGACGCGTGCCCGTGCGGCGCGTATCTTCTTGACGGGCGTTGCCTGCGCGCTCTGCCCGGCCTGCCGGAGAACAGCTATAAAAACAGCTTTGGGCATGCGCTGGTACTGGGCGGCGCGCCGGGGCTCAGCGGCGCTGCCCACCTGGCGGCACGGGCGGCCTTGCGCGCGGGCGCGGGCCTCGTGACGGCGGCAGCTCCGGCAGCCGCGCTGGCGGACATCAAAAGCGGCTGGCCGGAAATCATGACTTTGGCCCTGACCGGGCCCGGCGCGCACCAGTGGCCTGACAGCGTGTCCGAAGCGTTGCAAGAGCTTTGCGCGCGCTGCACGGCTCTGGTGGCGGGACCCGGCATGGGACGCGGCGAGGACGCGGCCCGCTTTCTGGAGGCCCTGCTGAATCTGTCGCAGCGCCCGCCCACGGTTTTTGACGCCGACGCCCTGATGCTGCTGGCACGCCGCCCCGCCCTGCTGGAGCAGCTGACGGAACGCGACATTCTGACGCCCCATCCCGGCGAAGCGGCGGCCCTGCTGGCCTGCTCCACAAGCGAAATCCAGGCCGCCAGACCAGCCGCGCTGGCCAGGCTGTGTTCCCGCTGCGCGGGCGTTGTTGTGTTGAAAGGCGCGGGCACACTGGTCGGACAGTCAGGCGCGCCACTGCTGGTCAGTCCCTATGACGTGCCGCAACTGGCTATGGGCGGTTCAGGCGACGTGTTGGCGGGCTGCCTGGGCGGGCTGTTGGCGCGCGGCGACGGCGCGGATCTGCCCAGCCTCGGCGTGGCGGGCGTGGGAGTGGCGCTGCACGCTCTGGCGGGCCGCCTCTGCGCCGCCACCTGGCCGGAACGCGGCAACAGGGCCTCCGAACTGGCCGATGCCCTGCCCAAGGTCCGGACAGGCCTCACGTACGCCACAACGGATCAGATCCGCCAGGAGGTGCTGCCGTGGCCGGAATAG
- a CDS encoding holo-[acyl-carrier-protein] synthase: MIVGLGIDIAEMARLAKVYEKFGRRFLEKFLTPTELASLPAQPLPYIAGRFAAKEAAVKALGTGFSRGVGPRQIETGRNALGEPQLRFLDQALARAQRLGVRHSRLSISHERSVAVAVVILET; the protein is encoded by the coding sequence ATGATCGTCGGACTGGGCATAGACATTGCCGAGATGGCACGCCTTGCCAAGGTGTATGAAAAATTTGGACGCCGCTTTCTGGAAAAATTTCTTACGCCGACGGAGCTGGCATCCCTGCCTGCCCAGCCCCTGCCCTATATCGCCGGACGCTTCGCCGCCAAGGAAGCGGCGGTCAAGGCGCTGGGCACGGGTTTCAGCCGGGGCGTCGGCCCCCGGCAGATCGAAACGGGCCGCAACGCGCTCGGTGAACCGCAGCTTCGCTTTCTGGATCAGGCTCTGGCCCGGGCCCAACGTCTGGGCGTGCGGCACAGCCGCCTTTCCATCAGCCATGAACGCAGCGTAGCCGTGGCTGTCGTCATTCTGGAGACATAA
- a CDS encoding UDP-glucose dehydrogenase family protein, with amino-acid sequence MKLCIVGTGYVGLVSAACFAEMGNTVICVDVNPAVVEKLNAGSVHIFEPGLEPMVRRSRADGRLSFTTSLEEGIAGADCAFICVGTPPQPDGSCDLSYVRQVAHEIGRYMRNELVVVDKSTVPVGTADMVRGIIKEELAARGLDLNVDVVSNPEFLKEGDAISDFMKPDRVVLGTDSERAASIMRELYSPFARTREKLIVMGVRSAEMTKYAANCMLATKISFINEIATICERVGADVRDVRTGIGSDSRIGYQFIYPGVGYGGSCFPKDVKALIQTAESAGVEPMLLNAVEAVNARQKKHMAERIQEYFEPQGGVKGKTLALWGLAFKANTDDMREAASIDIINALTAAGMKIRAFDPVAADNARRIFKGNELVEILDDQYALCRGAQALLVVTEWNQFRNPDFARIKTLLTAPLLFDGRNLYSPSAMAERGFAYFCIGRPTGV; translated from the coding sequence ATGAAATTGTGCATCGTCGGTACAGGCTATGTGGGACTGGTCAGCGCGGCCTGCTTCGCGGAAATGGGCAATACGGTGATTTGCGTGGATGTGAACCCCGCTGTGGTGGAAAAACTCAACGCCGGTTCCGTGCATATCTTTGAGCCCGGCCTGGAACCCATGGTGCGGCGCAGTCGCGCTGACGGCCGGCTGTCCTTCACCACCAGCCTTGAAGAAGGCATCGCCGGCGCGGACTGCGCCTTCATCTGCGTGGGCACGCCGCCGCAGCCGGACGGTTCCTGCGATCTGAGCTACGTGCGTCAGGTGGCTCATGAAATCGGCCGTTATATGCGGAATGAGCTGGTGGTGGTGGATAAATCCACTGTGCCCGTGGGCACCGCCGACATGGTGCGCGGCATCATCAAGGAAGAGCTGGCCGCACGCGGCCTGGATCTGAACGTGGACGTGGTGTCCAACCCTGAATTTCTCAAGGAAGGCGACGCCATTTCGGACTTCATGAAGCCGGACCGGGTGGTTCTGGGCACGGATTCCGAACGGGCGGCTTCCATCATGCGCGAGCTGTATTCCCCCTTTGCCCGCACCAGGGAAAAACTCATTGTGATGGGTGTGCGCAGCGCGGAAATGACCAAGTACGCGGCCAACTGCATGTTGGCCACCAAGATTTCCTTCATCAATGAAATTGCCACCATCTGCGAAAGGGTGGGGGCCGACGTGCGCGACGTGCGCACGGGCATCGGTTCGGATTCGCGCATCGGCTATCAGTTCATTTATCCGGGCGTGGGTTACGGCGGTTCCTGCTTTCCCAAGGACGTCAAGGCCCTGATCCAGACGGCGGAAAGCGCCGGAGTGGAGCCCATGCTGCTCAATGCCGTGGAGGCGGTCAACGCCCGGCAGAAAAAGCATATGGCCGAACGCATTCAGGAGTATTTCGAACCGCAGGGCGGCGTCAAAGGTAAGACGCTGGCGCTCTGGGGCCTGGCTTTCAAGGCCAACACCGACGACATGCGTGAGGCCGCTTCCATCGACATCATCAATGCGCTTACCGCCGCGGGCATGAAGATCCGCGCGTTTGATCCCGTGGCCGCCGACAACGCGCGCCGTATTTTCAAGGGCAATGAACTGGTGGAGATTCTGGACGATCAGTACGCTCTCTGCCGGGGGGCTCAGGCGCTGCTGGTGGTGACGGAGTGGAATCAGTTCCGCAACCCGGATTTTGCGCGTATCAAAACCCTGCTGACCGCGCCTCTGCTGTTTGACGGGCGCAATCTCTATTCGCCGTCAGCCATGGCCGAACGCGGCTTTGCCTACTTCTGCATCGGCCGCCCCACGGGGGTATAG
- a CDS encoding rhomboid family intramembrane serine protease: MSHAFFPTFHPHAGSRWTVRRRPGSLPPFWRNITGPTGLADYMQRRDWRLVLSACRIPHILNTFRGREYIYVPPLLEQVALSELTDFDGERRRAASPPSPPPPVYPYGGLTAFFLLPLIIWHGLRMGWWPPVPDFLPPPQTWFNAGVLDNVLVRVYGQFYRLATALTLHADLRHLWGNIAFGALFLTLLARLTGVGRAVWLTLIGGILGNGLTVLFRPRAVTSLGFSTALFAAVGVLAGMMAGRQTQRRKAILPIAAGAALLAMLGTEGENTDYAAHVAGLLCGLALGLGESWRMRRGWPALPQIPAGMLALAVPTLAWWWAFNAQ, from the coding sequence ATGTCGCACGCTTTTTTTCCCACATTCCATCCTCACGCCGGAAGCCGCTGGACCGTCCGGCGCAGGCCGGGCAGTCTGCCGCCGTTCTGGCGCAACATCACCGGCCCCACGGGGCTGGCGGACTATATGCAACGCCGCGACTGGCGGCTGGTGCTCAGCGCCTGCCGCATACCGCATATCCTGAACACATTTCGGGGGCGCGAATATATCTATGTCCCCCCCCTGCTGGAACAGGTTGCACTCAGTGAACTGACGGATTTCGACGGCGAACGGCGGCGGGCCGCTTCTCCTCCTTCGCCGCCACCGCCCGTATATCCATACGGCGGCCTGACGGCATTTTTTCTGTTGCCGCTGATCATCTGGCACGGTCTGCGCATGGGCTGGTGGCCCCCCGTGCCGGACTTCCTGCCGCCGCCGCAGACATGGTTCAATGCGGGCGTTCTGGACAACGTCCTGGTGCGCGTCTACGGGCAGTTTTACCGTCTCGCCACGGCCCTGACCCTGCATGCCGATCTGCGCCACCTCTGGGGCAATATAGCCTTCGGCGCTCTTTTTCTGACGCTGCTAGCACGGCTTACCGGCGTTGGGCGGGCCGTCTGGCTGACGCTGATCGGCGGCATTCTGGGCAACGGCCTGACGGTTTTATTCCGCCCCCGGGCCGTCACCAGTCTTGGCTTTTCCACAGCCTTGTTCGCGGCTGTAGGCGTTCTGGCCGGCATGATGGCCGGTCGGCAGACGCAAAGGCGCAAGGCCATCCTGCCCATTGCGGCGGGCGCGGCCTTGCTGGCCATGCTGGGAACGGAAGGGGAAAATACTGATTACGCGGCCCATGTGGCCGGTCTGCTCTGCGGACTGGCGCTGGGGTTGGGTGAAAGCTGGCGCATGCGGCGCGGCTGGCCCGCCCTGCCGCAGATCCCGGCCGGAATGCTGGCTCTGGCAGTGCCGACGCTGGCCTGGTGGTGGGCTTTCAACGCTCAGTAG
- the rpmB gene encoding 50S ribosomal protein L28 yields the protein MSKECDFCGKKPQVGNLVSHSNIKTKRRFNPNLQRVRHQFPDGSVRTLTVCTRCLRSGAVTKPVARKQG from the coding sequence ATGAGCAAGGAATGCGATTTCTGCGGCAAAAAGCCCCAGGTTGGCAATCTCGTGAGCCATTCCAATATCAAGACCAAGCGCCGCTTTAACCCCAATCTTCAGCGCGTGCGTCACCAGTTTCCTGACGGCAGTGTTCGCACTCTGACCGTCTGCACCCGTTGTCTGCGTTCGGGTGCCGTGACCAAGCCCGTCGCGCGCAAACAGGGCTAG